One Algibacter sp. L3A6 genomic region harbors:
- the aldA gene encoding aldehyde dehydrogenase, whose product MKTYKQYINGQFINSTSTTRINVLNPCNEEVISSIPTGSVQDANLALEAAKDAQPKWEALPAVQRGAFLHKMADVIRKNRVYLAETLSKEQAKVIGLAQVEIDVTADYFDYNAGWARRIEGEIIQSDREKEHIYLHKVPIGVAVGICPWNFPFFVMARKVAASLITGNTCVIKPSSEAPNTIMEFAELIQNIGMAPGVLNFVCGSGRLIGNALSKSPITGIISLTGSVSAGQQIITAASENITKVSLELGGKAPAIVCSDANLDLAVNAIVSSKVIFSGQVCNCAERVYVQDDIYDEFVEKITKKISEVKIDDALTGIDADMSSLVSQSQIDKISEMVEFAKKEGAEVLIGGKRAENFNKGYFYEPTLLTNVSQQMEIIQEEVFGPVLPIMKFNSIDEAIALSNDSQFGLTSSVFSENFNNIMKITNELQFGETYVNREHFEAMQGFHAGWKKSGIGGADGKHGMEEFLQTKVVYAKYF is encoded by the coding sequence TTGAAAACATATAAACAATATATAAACGGTCAGTTTATAAACTCAACCTCTACAACTCGAATTAACGTCTTAAACCCATGTAATGAAGAAGTTATTAGCTCAATCCCAACAGGTTCTGTGCAAGACGCAAATTTAGCATTAGAAGCCGCTAAAGATGCACAACCAAAATGGGAAGCATTACCTGCTGTACAACGTGGTGCTTTTCTACATAAAATGGCAGATGTTATTAGAAAAAATAGAGTTTATTTGGCTGAAACATTATCTAAAGAACAAGCTAAAGTTATTGGTTTAGCCCAAGTAGAAATTGATGTTACCGCCGATTATTTTGATTATAACGCCGGTTGGGCAAGACGAATTGAAGGTGAGATTATTCAAAGTGACCGTGAAAAAGAACATATCTATTTACATAAAGTGCCAATTGGCGTAGCGGTAGGAATCTGCCCTTGGAATTTCCCGTTTTTTGTAATGGCACGCAAAGTAGCGGCATCTTTAATTACTGGCAATACATGCGTAATTAAACCAAGTTCTGAAGCACCAAATACCATTATGGAATTTGCTGAATTGATTCAGAATATTGGTATGGCTCCAGGTGTATTAAACTTTGTTTGTGGCTCTGGTAGACTTATTGGAAATGCATTATCTAAAAGTCCTATCACAGGTATTATTAGTTTAACAGGAAGCGTTTCCGCAGGTCAACAAATAATAACTGCTGCTTCGGAAAACATAACTAAAGTATCATTAGAATTAGGAGGAAAAGCTCCGGCCATTGTATGCTCTGATGCTAATTTGGATTTAGCTGTAAATGCCATCGTATCATCCAAAGTGATTTTTAGTGGACAAGTTTGTAATTGTGCAGAACGCGTTTATGTACAAGATGATATTTATGATGAATTTGTAGAAAAAATTACGAAAAAAATTAGTGAGGTGAAAATTGACGATGCCCTAACAGGAATCGATGCCGATATGAGTAGTTTAGTTTCTCAATCTCAAATCGACAAGATTTCTGAAATGGTTGAGTTCGCAAAAAAAGAAGGTGCAGAAGTATTAATTGGGGGAAAACGTGCCGAAAATTTTAATAAAGGTTATTTCTACGAACCAACACTTTTAACGAATGTTTCTCAACAAATGGAAATTATTCAAGAAGAAGTTTTTGGCCCTGTGTTACCTATCATGAAGTTTAATTCAATAGACGAAGCCATAGCTTTATCAAACGATTCTCAATTTGGGTTAACCTCTTCTGTGTTTTCTGAGAATTTTAATAATATCATGAAAATTACCAACGAGCTCCAGTTTGGCGAAACCTATGTAAATCGCGAACACTTTGAAGCTATGCAAGGCTTCCACGCTGGTTGGAAGAAATCGGGTATTGGAGGCGCTGACGGCAAGCATGGTATGGAAGAGTTTTTGCAAACCAAAGTAGTTTATGCTAAATATTTCTAA
- a CDS encoding GntR family transcriptional regulator — translation MNLLKDLKLKKSNKTPLYLQIANSLTYNISKGSIKMNEKLPSINVFSKEYKVSRDTVEKAYNVLKDKKIIIGIKGKGVYINRTKLISKINILFLVNKLSAYKLETYHSFLKNIGNRYHTDFEIYNSEKSFCVNLMEKNKMRYDYYVIIPHFKCTNVNQINIKNDALKAIASIPREKLVLMDNNELTIDGDIIEIYQDFENDIYNALKNGLKKIANYKRLNLVIPEGKTYPYFHKIRCGFIKFCNEHLFNFKILNKIKEDESINSRQLFIAISDDDLVKLLDIIKTKRLTIGQDVGIISYNETPFKRLLDIAVISTNFEKMGETAADMIINNKKGKIKNPFSLIDRNSI, via the coding sequence ATGAATTTACTTAAAGACTTAAAGCTCAAAAAAAGCAATAAAACTCCCTTATATTTACAAATAGCCAATAGTCTTACCTACAACATATCAAAAGGAAGCATTAAAATGAATGAAAAACTTCCATCGATTAATGTTTTTAGCAAAGAATACAAAGTATCTAGAGACACTGTCGAAAAGGCTTACAACGTGTTAAAGGATAAGAAAATAATTATTGGAATAAAAGGCAAGGGTGTTTATATAAACAGAACTAAATTAATCTCAAAAATAAACATTCTATTTCTTGTCAATAAATTAAGTGCTTACAAACTAGAAACATACCATTCTTTCCTAAAAAACATTGGTAATAGATATCATACGGATTTTGAAATTTATAATAGTGAAAAATCATTTTGCGTTAACTTGATGGAAAAGAACAAAATGAGGTATGATTATTATGTTATAATACCACATTTTAAATGTACCAATGTTAACCAAATAAATATTAAGAATGACGCACTAAAAGCCATAGCAAGTATACCTAGAGAAAAACTTGTTTTAATGGATAATAACGAATTAACCATAGATGGCGATATCATAGAAATATATCAAGATTTTGAAAATGATATTTACAATGCACTCAAAAATGGATTAAAAAAAATAGCTAACTACAAAAGGTTGAATTTAGTTATTCCAGAAGGAAAAACTTATCCCTATTTTCATAAAATACGTTGTGGATTTATAAAATTCTGCAATGAACATCTATTTAATTTTAAAATTCTTAATAAAATTAAAGAAGATGAAAGTATTAATTCTAGACAATTATTTATTGCAATTTCTGATGATGATTTGGTTAAACTACTAGACATAATAAAAACCAAACGCCTTACTATTGGGCAAGATGTGGGAATCATATCGTATAATGAGACTCCATTTAAAAGATTATTAGATATCGCTGTTATTTCAACAAATTTTGAAAAAATGGGAGAAACAGCTGCCGATATGATTATTAATAATAAAAAAGGTAAAATTAAAAACCCATTTAGTCTTATTGATCGAAATTCAATTTAG
- a CDS encoding Gfo/Idh/MocA family protein, with protein MTSRRNFIKKTTLAGAAITVGSSAMAMSAKSYNNIVGSNERLNVAVAGLGRRLGAFTEPIGLKESNVKLLYLCDVMESQRLKGLKEFRKYINYNPALENDIRKVLDDKDVDILINATPDHWHAPGSIMAMKAGKHVYVEKPCSHNMYENEQLVKASKHFNKVVQMGNQQRSAGHTIEIIQEIHNGIIGKPYKAVAFYNNSRGSVPHQKSAPVPNGLDWDLWQGPAPRRDYTSETWDYNWHWYGWDYGTAEAGNNGTHELDVARWALEVDFPQHVYVEAEKRHFVNDGWEMYDDMEATFKFADNKVIKWDGKSRNSYGTYGNGRGTVIYGTEGTVFVDRGKYILYDRRGKVIRDSKTVSNESGTALGGGGAISTKHVQNLFDTIRGKDNLTAPIDDASKSMALVHYANIAYRINKGFDVNDSTGAMYNRDAMALWSRKYEAGWDPKF; from the coding sequence ATGACATCAAGAAGAAACTTTATAAAAAAAACAACTTTAGCAGGTGCAGCTATTACAGTAGGTAGTTCTGCCATGGCTATGTCTGCTAAAAGCTATAACAATATTGTAGGTTCTAACGAACGTTTAAACGTTGCAGTAGCAGGTTTAGGTAGAAGATTAGGGGCCTTTACGGAACCTATTGGGCTAAAAGAAAGTAACGTGAAATTACTTTATTTATGCGACGTTATGGAAAGTCAACGTTTAAAAGGTCTAAAAGAATTTAGGAAATATATTAACTACAATCCTGCATTAGAAAATGATATTAGAAAAGTATTGGATGATAAAGATGTTGATATATTAATTAACGCAACTCCAGATCATTGGCATGCACCAGGGTCTATTATGGCCATGAAAGCAGGCAAGCATGTCTATGTTGAAAAACCATGTAGCCATAATATGTACGAAAATGAACAATTGGTAAAAGCGTCAAAGCATTTTAACAAGGTGGTACAAATGGGAAATCAGCAACGTTCTGCAGGTCATACTATAGAAATTATTCAAGAAATTCATAATGGTATTATAGGAAAACCATATAAAGCTGTGGCTTTTTATAATAACAGCCGTGGATCTGTTCCTCATCAAAAAAGTGCGCCTGTACCAAATGGTTTAGATTGGGATTTGTGGCAAGGCCCGGCTCCTAGACGTGATTATACATCAGAAACTTGGGATTACAATTGGCATTGGTACGGTTGGGACTATGGTACAGCAGAGGCAGGTAATAATGGAACACACGAATTGGATGTAGCACGTTGGGCACTAGAAGTAGATTTTCCTCAGCATGTATACGTAGAAGCTGAAAAGCGTCATTTTGTTAATGATGGTTGGGAAATGTATGACGATATGGAAGCTACCTTCAAATTTGCAGACAACAAAGTTATTAAATGGGACGGAAAGTCTAGAAATAGTTATGGTACTTACGGCAATGGTAGAGGTACCGTTATTTATGGAACAGAAGGAACTGTTTTTGTAGATAGAGGTAAGTACATTTTATATGATCGTAGAGGAAAAGTTATTAGAGATAGTAAAACCGTCTCAAATGAATCAGGAACAGCTTTAGGTGGTGGTGGTGCAATATCAACAAAACACGTTCAAAATCTTTTTGATACCATCCGTGGTAAAGATAATTTAACAGCTCCTATTGATGACGCTAGTAAAAGTATGGCATTAGTGCATTATGCTAATATTGCTTATCGAATTAACAAAGGGTTTGATGTTAATGATAGTACAGGTGCCATGTATAATCGTGATGCTATGGCGTTATGGAGTCGTAAATACGAAGCGGGTTGGGATCCTAAATTTTAA
- a CDS encoding DUF1080 domain-containing protein — MIKILKGAVIICTAICVSSCAQVKNSEVPWISLVKGNTLEGWNIKGGNASYTVTDGVITGTTANNTPNTFLSTNEYYNDFILEVDFKVDQSMNSGIQIRSNSYPYYQNGRVHGYQVEIDPSKRAWSGGIYEEGRRKWLNPIDDQNLEAKKAFKKNEWNHYRIEAIGDTIKTWINGMPAAYLIDDKTATGFIGLQVHRINDAQKPGKTISWKNIKILTQDLSKYSKKTTLKPIVTKNQLTIDESNKGWKMLWDGKTTNGWRGAKLDAFPDKGWVIENEELIVLSSGGAESAAGGDIVTEELYGDFELKVDFKLTGGANSGIKYYVDTNINKGEGSSIGLEYQILDDALHPDAKLGNHKGSRTVCSLYDLIKANPEKPIKPIGEWNSAYILSKNNHVEHWINDVKVLEYERGSDEFLKLVSESKYAKWPNFGLLEKGQILLQDHGNRVAFKNIKIKSL, encoded by the coding sequence ATGATTAAAATTTTGAAAGGGGCTGTTATTATATGTACAGCTATTTGTGTTTCAAGTTGTGCTCAGGTTAAAAATAGCGAAGTACCATGGATATCTTTAGTTAAAGGTAATACTTTGGAAGGGTGGAATATAAAAGGAGGAAATGCCTCTTATACCGTAACAGACGGCGTAATTACTGGCACAACTGCAAATAATACCCCAAATACATTTTTATCGACAAATGAGTACTATAATGATTTTATTTTGGAAGTTGATTTTAAAGTAGATCAAAGTATGAATTCTGGAATTCAAATAAGAAGTAATAGTTACCCTTATTATCAAAATGGTAGAGTACACGGCTATCAAGTAGAAATTGATCCTTCTAAAAGAGCCTGGAGTGGTGGTATTTATGAAGAAGGTAGACGAAAATGGTTAAACCCAATTGACGACCAAAATTTAGAAGCAAAAAAAGCTTTCAAGAAAAATGAATGGAATCATTATAGAATTGAAGCTATTGGTGATACTATAAAAACTTGGATAAATGGTATGCCTGCCGCATATTTAATTGATGATAAAACAGCTACTGGGTTTATAGGTTTACAGGTGCATAGAATTAACGATGCTCAAAAACCAGGAAAAACTATTTCTTGGAAAAACATAAAAATATTAACCCAAGATCTAAGTAAATACTCTAAAAAAACTACTTTGAAACCAATCGTGACAAAAAATCAGTTAACAATTGATGAAAGTAATAAGGGCTGGAAAATGCTTTGGGATGGTAAAACTACAAATGGATGGCGTGGAGCGAAATTAGATGCCTTTCCAGATAAAGGTTGGGTAATCGAAAATGAAGAACTTATTGTGTTGTCATCTGGTGGAGCAGAGTCTGCGGCAGGAGGAGATATTGTTACTGAAGAATTATATGGAGATTTTGAACTTAAAGTAGACTTTAAATTAACGGGAGGAGCTAATAGCGGAATTAAATATTATGTAGATACAAATATTAATAAAGGCGAAGGCTCTTCTATAGGCTTAGAATATCAAATTTTAGATGATGCACTTCATCCTGATGCTAAATTAGGAAACCATAAAGGGAGCAGAACAGTTTGTTCTTTGTACGATCTAATTAAGGCCAACCCAGAGAAACCTATAAAGCCGATTGGCGAATGGAATAGTGCCTACATTTTATCTAAAAATAATCATGTAGAACATTGGATAAATGATGTTAAAGTTTTGGAATATGAGCGAGGAAGTGATGAGTTTTTAAAGCTAGTTTCAGAAAGTAAATATGCCAAATGGCCAAACTTCGGCTTATTAGAGAAAGGTCAAATTTTGTTACAAGACCATGGAAATAGAGTTGCATTTAAAAATATAAAAATTAAATCCCTTTAA
- the rhaM gene encoding L-rhamnose mutarotase, which translates to MQRLAFRMKLNEGHKEAYKERHDKLWPELKQLLKDNGVSDYSIFLDEETNMLFAFQKVSGKGGSQDLAKNDIVKKWWDFMADIMEVHPDNSPVSVPLEELFYME; encoded by the coding sequence ATGCAAAGATTAGCTTTTAGAATGAAATTGAATGAAGGTCATAAAGAGGCCTATAAAGAGCGTCATGACAAGTTGTGGCCAGAGTTAAAACAATTGTTAAAAGATAATGGAGTGAGTGATTATTCTATATTTTTAGACGAAGAAACCAATATGCTTTTCGCTTTTCAAAAGGTTTCGGGTAAAGGAGGCTCTCAAGATTTAGCCAAAAACGACATAGTAAAAAAATGGTGGGATTTTATGGCAGATATTATGGAGGTACATCCCGATAATTCTCCTGTTTCTGTTCCTTTAGAGGAATTATTTTATATGGAATAG
- a CDS encoding alginate lyase family protein, translated as MFKTVVLSLLMGVTVSVNCNIQAKPDENKNGFKGSLSLLDCSKLEAVKNKLEAPEYANVYSDLVKSVNKQLEDKALSVVQKTQIPPSGDKHDYISYGPYWWPNPDKPGGLPWIRKGGQINPLTREGNTDFESKNVMFGNITNLSLAYFFSDEEKYEKKALEFLEVWFVNNETKMNPNLNFAQGIPGINTGRGIGIIEFAGVTNIITAIEILELKNTIDKETSKLLRLWFTKYLYWLQTSENGIFEKNTKNNHGVWYDVQEVSILMFLNRKEEAKGVLETVKTKRVATQIEPNGSQPHELARTKALSYSTMNLRGFTQLAYFGKRLGVDLWNYQAKNGASIKKAFEFLKPYALEEKKWEHQQISSVKKALQGLNSLFLMAGSQFNVSEYCAIGKPKDGVYSNLLYHCN; from the coding sequence ATGTTTAAAACAGTAGTTTTATCGCTCTTAATGGGGGTAACGGTTTCTGTAAATTGTAATATACAAGCTAAACCGGATGAAAATAAAAATGGGTTTAAAGGCAGTTTGTCGCTTTTAGACTGTAGTAAATTAGAGGCTGTGAAAAATAAGTTAGAAGCCCCAGAGTATGCTAATGTGTATAGCGATTTGGTAAAAAGTGTTAATAAGCAATTAGAAGATAAAGCCTTATCAGTGGTTCAAAAAACACAAATACCACCAAGTGGAGATAAACATGATTATATATCGTATGGCCCTTATTGGTGGCCAAATCCAGATAAACCAGGTGGATTGCCGTGGATAAGGAAAGGTGGACAGATAAATCCGCTTACGCGTGAAGGAAATACAGATTTTGAAAGCAAAAATGTTATGTTTGGAAATATTACTAACCTGTCTTTGGCTTATTTTTTTTCAGATGAAGAAAAATATGAGAAAAAGGCTTTAGAGTTTCTTGAAGTATGGTTTGTAAACAATGAAACAAAAATGAACCCGAATTTAAATTTTGCTCAAGGTATTCCAGGGATAAATACAGGACGAGGTATTGGGATTATTGAGTTTGCAGGAGTAACAAATATTATAACGGCTATAGAGATTTTAGAGTTAAAAAATACAATAGACAAGGAAACAAGTAAACTATTAAGGCTTTGGTTTACAAAATACCTTTATTGGTTACAAACTAGCGAAAATGGAATTTTTGAGAAAAACACCAAAAACAATCATGGGGTATGGTATGATGTTCAGGAGGTAAGTATACTTATGTTTTTAAATAGAAAAGAAGAGGCTAAAGGTGTACTTGAAACCGTTAAAACTAAGCGTGTAGCAACACAAATAGAACCAAATGGAAGTCAGCCACACGAATTAGCACGAACAAAAGCACTTTCGTATAGTACCATGAATTTAAGAGGGTTTACACAATTGGCATACTTCGGAAAAAGATTAGGGGTCGATTTATGGAACTATCAAGCAAAAAACGGCGCTAGTATAAAAAAAGCCTTTGAGTTTTTAAAACCGTATGCCTTAGAAGAAAAAAAATGGGAACATCAACAAATAAGTAGTGTTAAAAAAGCACTCCAAGGTCTAAATAGTTTGTTTTTAATGGCCGGAAGTCAATTTAATGTTAGTGAATACTGTGCCATAGGAAAACCTAAAGATGGTGTTTATTCTAACCTATTATATCACTGTAACTAA
- a CDS encoding DUF1080 domain-containing protein: protein MVNYLLCTEKEYVDFIFTCETKWEVDGNTGVQVRYRIRKESNRNTVIGPQVEMEDLAKKGRGWSGGIYGQNCGGWFYPLKAPEHEIHKNVIDRSTWNRVTVKVKGNVFKTWINGVPAAHWIDKNNEYPKGFIGLQVHGGKQGVIHWRNLKIKEL, encoded by the coding sequence TTGGTCAATTACCTTTTATGTACAGAAAAAGAGTATGTAGATTTTATTTTTACTTGTGAAACAAAATGGGAAGTAGATGGTAATACAGGAGTTCAAGTCCGTTACAGGATTCGAAAGGAGTCAAATCGAAATACAGTTATTGGTCCTCAGGTAGAAATGGAGGATTTAGCAAAAAAAGGGCGCGGTTGGTCTGGAGGAATTTATGGTCAGAATTGTGGAGGATGGTTTTACCCTTTAAAAGCTCCAGAACACGAAATTCATAAAAATGTTATAGATAGAAGTACCTGGAATCGTGTAACGGTAAAAGTAAAAGGAAATGTATTTAAAACTTGGATAAATGGAGTTCCAGCAGCACATTGGATAGATAAAAATAATGAATACCCAAAAGGATTTATAGGACTGCAAGTTCATGGTGGTAAACAAGGGGTTATTCATTGGAGAAACCTTAAAATTAAGGAGCTTTAA
- a CDS encoding glycoside hydrolase family 3 protein — MFKSVVGKNIQFVSEKGFHLTDEKGGNPKLLDKDPKAIAKMVEIAKNSDLTILFLGGDEFTSKEAFFTNAIGDRATIDPVGAQDELIEKIKAIGKPVIVVLKHRRTLSINTISEQADAILDTWGLSEFGDQSTAKIIFGEVSPSGKLAVTVPRSIGQLPFMYRKRVCRFYFYL, encoded by the coding sequence ATGTTTAAATCTGTTGTTGGTAAGAATATTCAATTTGTATCAGAAAAAGGATTTCATTTAACGGATGAAAAAGGAGGGAATCCTAAGTTATTAGATAAAGATCCAAAAGCCATAGCTAAGATGGTTGAAATAGCTAAAAATTCAGATTTAACTATCTTATTTTTAGGAGGTGATGAGTTTACTTCAAAAGAAGCTTTTTTTACAAACGCTATTGGAGATCGAGCAACTATTGATCCCGTTGGTGCTCAAGATGAACTTATAGAAAAAATAAAAGCTATAGGAAAACCTGTAATTGTGGTTTTAAAACACCGTAGAACACTCTCTATTAATACCATTTCGGAGCAAGCTGATGCTATTTTAGACACCTGGGGTTTAAGTGAGTTTGGAGATCAATCAACAGCTAAAATCATTTTTGGAGAGGTGTCACCTTCTGGTAAATTAGCTGTTACGGTTCCCCGATCTATTGGTCAATTACCTTTTATGTACAGAAAAAGAGTATGTAGATTTTATTTTTACTTGTGA
- a CDS encoding glycoside hydrolase family 3 protein, with amino-acid sequence MKKLLFTFLITTGTILFSCQKSEAQSKDYKDARLSVEERVEALLPKLSLEEKVSQMRIFHANIGIEADDKGSLKLSDRVVKKLKLGIAGIKNPAEHMDALAAAKFNNELQKYIIEHNRWGIPALFVTESYNGVDAEGCTKFGRPIASAASFNPELVNRIWDVVGKEARLRAMHMCHSPEADLVRDPCFGRMSEAFGEDTYLTTKMVTNAIKGGQGDYEGLSKGTHIGAVAKHFAGYGQVLGGVNFAAIEISDRTLIDEIYPPFEAAVKDAKSLGIMASHGDLNGIASHGNPQLLTGTLRDDWGFKGYVVSDANDIGRLHYFMKVAETPEAAAQMGLEAGVDIDLYAEDAYALLPEMVKKNPEIEKLIDRSVKRVLRTKFILGLFDNPYIDIAEVEKGVRAESSLELAKESDLESIILLKN; translated from the coding sequence ATGAAGAAATTACTATTTACATTTTTAATAACAACGGGTACTATACTTTTTTCTTGTCAAAAAAGTGAAGCACAATCAAAAGATTATAAAGATGCTCGTTTATCTGTAGAAGAACGTGTAGAGGCTTTATTACCCAAACTTTCTTTAGAAGAAAAAGTATCTCAAATGCGTATTTTTCATGCAAACATTGGGATAGAAGCGGATGACAAGGGAAGCTTGAAATTATCTGATAGAGTAGTAAAAAAACTAAAATTAGGTATAGCAGGAATAAAAAATCCAGCAGAACATATGGATGCTCTTGCAGCTGCAAAATTTAATAATGAACTTCAAAAATACATTATAGAGCATAACCGTTGGGGAATTCCAGCGTTATTTGTTACCGAATCTTATAATGGTGTGGATGCCGAAGGGTGTACAAAATTTGGTCGTCCCATTGCATCAGCGGCGTCATTTAATCCGGAATTGGTGAATCGTATTTGGGATGTGGTTGGAAAAGAAGCTCGTTTACGCGCGATGCATATGTGCCATTCTCCTGAAGCCGATTTGGTTAGAGATCCGTGTTTTGGTCGGATGAGTGAGGCCTTTGGAGAGGACACTTATTTAACAACCAAAATGGTTACTAATGCCATAAAAGGGGGGCAAGGGGATTATGAAGGTTTAAGTAAAGGTACACATATTGGTGCTGTGGCTAAGCATTTTGCAGGATATGGACAGGTGTTAGGTGGTGTTAATTTTGCTGCTATTGAAATATCGGATAGAACATTAATAGATGAAATATATCCACCTTTTGAAGCCGCAGTTAAAGATGCTAAATCTTTAGGTATTATGGCATCACACGGCGATCTAAATGGTATTGCGAGTCATGGAAATCCTCAATTATTAACGGGAACACTTCGCGATGATTGGGGATTTAAGGGTTACGTTGTCTCTGATGCTAATGATATTGGACGTTTACATTATTTTATGAAAGTTGCTGAAACACCTGAAGCAGCCGCACAAATGGGATTAGAAGCTGGTGTAGATATAGATTTGTATGCGGAAGATGCTTATGCTTTACTTCCTGAAATGGTAAAGAAAAATCCTGAAATTGAAAAATTAATAGATAGATCGGTAAAACGTGTTTTAAGAACTAAATTTATATTAGGATTGTTTGATAACCCATATATCGATATTGCAGAAGTTGAAAAAGGAGTGCGAGCAGAATCATCGTTAGAATTAGCAAAGGAGTCCGATTTAGAATCTATTATTTTACTTAAAAACTAA
- a CDS encoding Gfo/Idh/MocA family oxidoreductase, which produces MAHYRRELPVFKKVKTLLDSNSIGKVASVKIVIKQKDNTSLIAKTENNWRLNQEISGGGYFHDIAPHQIDLMCHYFGEVEIIKKGFQDVAQYSKQNVAGEMIFKNGVKFTGLWNFNASEDMDSCIIHGEKGRIVFSFYNDTISLSVCEKTEIYKYDTPEHVQQPMIDKTVHYFLSNSLNPCSVCEAAVVTQIMDVFCGIK; this is translated from the coding sequence GTGGCGCATTACCGTCGCGAATTGCCTGTTTTTAAAAAGGTGAAAACATTATTGGATAGTAATAGTATCGGCAAAGTGGCTTCAGTAAAAATAGTAATTAAACAAAAAGATAATACGAGCTTAATAGCTAAGACTGAAAACAATTGGAGATTGAACCAAGAAATTTCTGGAGGTGGATATTTTCATGATATTGCTCCTCATCAAATCGACTTAATGTGTCATTATTTTGGAGAGGTTGAAATCATTAAAAAGGGATTCCAAGACGTAGCGCAATATTCGAAGCAAAATGTAGCTGGCGAGATGATATTTAAAAATGGGGTAAAGTTCACTGGCCTCTGGAATTTCAACGCGTCCGAAGATATGGATAGCTGTATTATTCATGGAGAAAAAGGGCGTATAGTATTTTCTTTTTATAACGATACGATAAGCCTATCGGTTTGTGAAAAGACCGAAATTTATAAATATGACACACCCGAACATGTGCAACAACCTATGATTGATAAAACCGTGCACTATTTTTTAAGTAATAGTCTTAATCCGTGTTCTGTGTGCGAGGCTGCCGTTGTAACCCAAATCATGGATGTGTTTTGTGGAATTAAATAA
- a CDS encoding Gfo/Idh/MocA family protein, producing the protein MENKKINWGIIGCGDVTEVKSGPAFQKVKNSCLIGVMRRQEAKVIDFAKRHGVAYWTTNATELIENKEVNAVYVATPPSSHLKYALQAIKAGKHVYLEKPMVLNTHEAEVF; encoded by the coding sequence ATGGAAAACAAAAAAATTAATTGGGGAATTATTGGTTGTGGAGATGTAACCGAAGTTAAAAGCGGACCTGCTTTTCAGAAGGTTAAAAACTCCTGTTTAATAGGTGTTATGAGACGACAAGAAGCCAAAGTTATTGATTTTGCTAAACGTCATGGTGTTGCTTATTGGACTACGAATGCAACTGAATTGATAGAAAATAAAGAGGTAAATGCGGTTTACGTGGCTACACCGCCTTCATCCCATTTAAAATATGCACTTCAAGCTATTAAAGCAGGAAAACATGTGTATTTAGAAAAACCAATGGTCCTTAATACACATGAAGCAGAAGTGTTTTAA